ATGGTCATTCCCGTAGCAACCGCCCTACTTTTAGACTTAGGGTTTAAAAAAACCCTAACCAGTGCCGTAATTAGTGGTGTAATTTCCGTTTTACTAGGATTAACTATTTCCTTTTATGGTGATTTAGCCCCCGGAGGTAGTATTATTCTAACTTCACTGGCTCTATTTTTATTAGTCCTTATGGGCAAAAAAATAAGGGTGTGCTTCAAGCAACACCCATAATCTTATTCCCGACCTCGTTCCAGGGTCTCTAATAAAGTCTTTTGTTTTTTAGTACGCTCCACAGCAACTTCTTTTAATTTTTCCGCCAATTTAAGTGGTACTACCGCCTCACGTGCAGAAGTAAACAATTCCTCTATTTCGGAATTATAATCCATACCTTTTAAGTCTAAATTCTTTTCCCGTAATTTTTCTTCAAAGCTATCAAGAATTTGCTCCCAAGCAATTTGCTCTTCAGGCTGATAATCAGCTGGATTAATATTATGTGCAATATCAGCCATTAATTGCTCCATAATCTCCCATTTGGCTTTACTGTCGGTAACCAGATTTTTATTCTGGCTTCTTAAATCATATTGAAAAGCTATCTTTTGTGCTTCTCGTTTCATTTCTTTAGCCTGACGGCGAGTTCCATAAACTGCAGCTAATGTAACCGCCTTTTGTAGTAAATCCATAGAAAAATTACCTGCCCTAAAATGACACAAACATTTGGCCAAAGCTACTTCCTCTTGAGCCATCAACCGCCGGCATTCATCTTTACGAGCCATATATTTACCGTCAATTTTTTGCAAAGCGGCGGCAAACAACTTTAAATTAGTTTTTAAATTCGCACAAGGTTGAAAATGTTCTTTAGGGAATTCAACAGCTTCATTAAGTACATCATCTAAACTAAAAATTAATTTCCCCAAAGCCTTAATACACCCCTTAATTTCATTTTTCATCAATCAGTTCCCCCCTTTCTAGAAATTTCGCTCATCTAACCCAGGTGTCTTAATTTGTTTATTTTTCCTTGCCTTTTCTTGTTGAAGTTTTATTTCTGCCATTTTCTGTTGCGGAGAAACCTTGCTGTCTTCCTTCACAGTTTTCGCCGGCTGAGATGTTTTATCACTCTTAGTTTGTTCATCATGAATAGCCGCCCTATATTCCAAATTTATTTGGGGATGCTTTTTTAAGACCGCTTCCAAAACACGCTCAAAACTTCTTTTTTGTTCAACTTCAGCTTTTACGCTTTCATTTACTTCATCCCAAGTGGCCATGATTTCGGGTTCAAAAACTAAAGAACCTTCCAGTTTTTGATTTAAATAAACACCTTTCCTCATCAGTCTTTCCACAAATAAATCTAATTTCTTTTGCCAATTACTTGCACTTTCGGTATATTCTCTTCTTTCCCCTAAAGGATTTACATCCCGAGCCAAATCTTCCAATAAAGTATGGTTCATTTTGCCCTTCACTTTATGTTTCAAAAACAAACCAACACCTTTTTCCTGTACTTCAGCAGCGGCCTTTTGTAATGCCGCGATTTCTTCATCACTACGTTTGACTTTAATAGCCAAAGCTACACTTTCTTGCAGTGAATCAGCTAAAAAGTTATCATCCCGCAGACTAAACTTTGTTTTTTCAATATAAATTTCAGCGGCAATCAATTGTTCCAATTCGGCCTTTAATTCCGGATCAATATCCTCCAGGGGTTTCTGCAAATACATTTCCTCATAAGGAATTTTATTTTTTTGACAATAATTTAAGATTTTCTTTTCTAATTCCTCTGATCTAAGCCCAACTTTTTGACAAAAATCATTTCGTGCAGCTTCTGTGGACAAAAGTTCTTCCCCATTAACATAAAAGGCCTTTAAAACACGCGGCCGATATTTGGCCCTTATGTTTTCCAGAGCTTCATGATATAAATTTAAGTTAGCCCGATAATCTTCTAGAGGCTCTAAATCAAAAGAATCAAATTTCAAAGGCACGATTTCCGGTTCTGTAGCCACCTTTAACGAAAAACTTTTACCTTCTACTTGTTCTTTAGGAGCCTTCCCTCTGAATCTACGCAGTGAATCTGTTAAAAACTTTCTCATTTTTCTCCTCCTTTTTATCTACACTATCTATCCCTAGGCTCTTCCCGAAAACAATTATCAAGTACTTTGAAAAATGACTTCTGTCCCATGATTCTTAAAACTGATTGACTTTTAAATTTCGCATCCGGGTAACGTCTAGCCAAATCCTGCCTAATCTGTTCCATGCTCAAGGTAGATTTGATTGGTTTAAATCCTCGGCGTACATTCGCTTCTTCACTTACTTTTTCCCAAGTCTGGAGAAAAACTTTTTCATGTTTGGGACTAACCTCTAAACGCCGATCAAGATAAATATTTTTTTGGGCTAATTCCCTTTTTAACAAATCTAATTTTTTAGTCCAATTAATTTGATCTCGCAGCTGCTTATTTTTTTTATCAGTCAAACCTACATTAGATTTAATATCAAACATCACTCCATAAGTTAGCGTACTTTTAGCCCTATTTCTGCATAATATTTTAATTACTTGACCTTTATTCACCTCGTCATAATGTGTCTGTGCTGCCGCCAAATGTTGATTTAAATCAAAATCACCATTTACCCCCAATTTTTCTTCTAGTCTTATCGCCTCTTTTAATTCAGAAATAGTGCAGTTATCATCTCTAAGTAAAGCATAAATTTGAGCTAAACGGGCTTGTGCTTCGATCCTTTCTTTAACCACTTGCTCAATAATGGTCAAA
Above is a window of Clostridia bacterium DNA encoding:
- a CDS encoding metal ABC transporter permease, producing the protein MVIPVATALLLDLGFKKTLTSAVISGVISVLLGLTISFYGDLAPGGSIILTSLALFLLVLMGKKIRVCFKQHP